A section of the Aricia agestis chromosome 4, ilAriAges1.1, whole genome shotgun sequence genome encodes:
- the LOC121725974 gene encoding dihydroxyacetone phosphate acyltransferase isoform X2 has protein sequence MDFVDILKPRNTQFGIINFMTKPWEPKKTMSLDVKCDPRLLKKIVLSSTYIDSFIDAESRKVGIPKQQLKNEVINYLDEIAMDKKLHIIRWMGIVFLKISFMMKIGMFVNEPAVLKLKESLGKNPVLFLPTHRSYADFCLLTYLCFHYDIELPAVAAGMDFYSMAVVGKSMRETGAFYMRRTLVGAPLYAATLRHYVRTLVAKHNAPVEFFLEGTRSRSNKSMAPKYGMLSMCLLPYFAREVMDMTIVPINISYDRLVEQSLFAYEHLGVPKPKETTGGLLKSLGKLNDNFGNIYVQFGETISLNAYLGDQGLTPASLLPLDLLTLAADQKKKVQKVAEYAVSLQQSNTVVTITNLLAIVLMDSLIKNEALTLDDAFREVEGLIDMLRSLGARVYETDVRRSVHRILVVHRSLMAVQGNKLRLIAGDPMTFSPEVRKKMKGHSLGSETIVSAVPVIQLQLYVNPVLHYLVPPALLYLLASRGPAHAENIIYNEYKEIRALLRYEFFYVKEQEEIEFEAAQEYCTRNGLLHESAGVHAGTDARAGVCAGALCWVALPALCTLQIAAQLLSEQRVWPHKEALRLVQARAEASRAHPYCLSLEAAANCLRGLLDVGVLTQTDSQEETYEVHPTKLQETLDLVNSVIPKLSLDFGANNSVIVSHKTVSSKL, from the exons ATGGACTTTGTTGATATACTAAAACCACGAAACACTCAATTtggaattataaattttatgacAAAACCATGGGAACCAAAGAAAACTATGTCCTTGGATGTGAAATGCGACCCTAGGTTGTTAAAGAAAATTGTGCTTTCTTCTACTTACATTGACTCATTTATTGATGca GAAAGCAGAAAAGTAGGTATACCTAAACAACAATTAAAAAATGAAGTTATTAACTATTTAGATGAAATTGCTATGGATAAAAAATTACACATTATTCGTTGGATGGGAATTGTCTTCCTCAAGATATCATTTATGATGAAGATTGGAATGTTTGTCAATGAGCCTGCTGTTCTTAAG ctaaAGGAATCACTGGGCAAAAATCCTGTACTTTTTCTTCCTACTCACCGAAGCTATGCCGACTTCTGTTTGCTGACCTACTTGTGTTTCCACTACGATATAGAGCTGCCAGCTGTGGCTGCTGGAATGG ACTTTTATTCGATGGCGGTTGTGGGTAAGAGCATGCGGGAGACGGGCGCGTTCTACATGCGGCGCACGCTGGTCGGCGCGCCGCTGTACGCAGCGACGCTGCGCCACTACGTGCGAACACTCGTAGCTAAACACAACGCCCCCGTTGAGTTCTTCCTCGAGGGAACCAGAAGCAGGAGTAATAAGAGCATGGCGCCCAAGTATG GTATGTTGTCTATGTGTCTGCTGCCGTACTTCGCGCGGGAGGTGATGGACATGACAATAGTGCCGATAAATATCAGCTACGACCGACTCGTGGAGCAGAGTCTGTTCGCCTACGAGCACCTGGGCGTGCCCAAACCCAAGGAGACGACTGGT GGTCTCCTAAAATCGCTCGGGAAACTGAACGACAATTTTGGCAATATATACGTTCAATTCGGCGAGACGATATCCCTCAACGCGTACCTCGGCGACCAGGGCCTGACTCCCGCCAGCCTGCTGCCCCTCGACTTGCTCACCCTCGCCGCGGACCAAAAGAAAAAAGTACAGAAAGTGGCGGAGTACGCTGTGAGTCTGCAGCAAAGTAACACGGTGGTCACCATCACGAATTTACTAGCTATAGTGTTGATGGACAGTCTGATTAAAAACGAGGCTCTAACTTTGGACGACGCGTTCAGAGAAGTGGAGGGACTCATAGATATGTTGAGGAGTTTAGGTGCGAGAGTCTACGAGACGGACGTGAGAAGGAGCGTCCACAGGATTTTGGTGGTCCACAGAAGTTTGATGGCGGTACAAGGGAACAAATTGCGCCTGATTGCCGGCGACCCGATGACGTTCAGTCCAGAAGTCCGGAAAAAGATGAAAG GGCACAGTCTGGGGAGCGAGACGATAGTAAGCGCAGTGCCTGTGATCCAGCTGCAGCTGTATGTGAACCCCGTGCTGCACTACCTCGTCCCGCCCGCCCTGCTCTACCTGCTGGCCAGCCGGGGACCTGCTCATGCAG aaaatattatatacaacgaGTACAAAGAAATAAGAGCACTGCTTCGCTACGAATTTTTTTACGTCAAGGAACAAGAAGAAATT GAGTTCGAGGCGGCACAGGAGTACTGCACTCGCAATGGACTGTTACATGAGAGTGCGGGCGTACATGCGGGCACGGACGCTCGTGCGGGCGTGTGTGCGGGTGCGCTGTGTTGGGTGGCGTTACCCGCACTGTGCACGCTACAGATCGCTGCACAACTATTGTCAGAA CAGCGAGTATGGCCGCACAAGGAGGCGCTGAGGCTGGTTCAGGCGCGGGCGGAGGCGTCGCGCGCTCATCCCTACTGCCTCAGTCTGGAGGCGGCCGCCAACTGCCTTCGCGGACTCCTCGATGTCGGCGTACTTACCCAGACTGACAG TCAAGAAGAAACGTACGAAGTCCACCCAACAAAACTACAGGAGACTTTAGATTTAGTGAACTCCGTAATACCAAAACTTAGTTTAGATTTTGGAGCTAACAATTCCGTTATAGTCAGCCATAAAACAGTTAGTTCTAAATTGTGA
- the LOC121725974 gene encoding dihydroxyacetone phosphate acyltransferase isoform X1 produces the protein MKNMDFVDILKPRNTQFGIINFMTKPWEPKKTMSLDVKCDPRLLKKIVLSSTYIDSFIDAESRKVGIPKQQLKNEVINYLDEIAMDKKLHIIRWMGIVFLKISFMMKIGMFVNEPAVLKLKESLGKNPVLFLPTHRSYADFCLLTYLCFHYDIELPAVAAGMDFYSMAVVGKSMRETGAFYMRRTLVGAPLYAATLRHYVRTLVAKHNAPVEFFLEGTRSRSNKSMAPKYGMLSMCLLPYFAREVMDMTIVPINISYDRLVEQSLFAYEHLGVPKPKETTGGLLKSLGKLNDNFGNIYVQFGETISLNAYLGDQGLTPASLLPLDLLTLAADQKKKVQKVAEYAVSLQQSNTVVTITNLLAIVLMDSLIKNEALTLDDAFREVEGLIDMLRSLGARVYETDVRRSVHRILVVHRSLMAVQGNKLRLIAGDPMTFSPEVRKKMKGHSLGSETIVSAVPVIQLQLYVNPVLHYLVPPALLYLLASRGPAHAENIIYNEYKEIRALLRYEFFYVKEQEEIEFEAAQEYCTRNGLLHESAGVHAGTDARAGVCAGALCWVALPALCTLQIAAQLLSEQRVWPHKEALRLVQARAEASRAHPYCLSLEAAANCLRGLLDVGVLTQTDSQEETYEVHPTKLQETLDLVNSVIPKLSLDFGANNSVIVSHKTVSSKL, from the exons atgaagaatATGGACTTTGTTGATATACTAAAACCACGAAACACTCAATTtggaattataaattttatgacAAAACCATGGGAACCAAAGAAAACTATGTCCTTGGATGTGAAATGCGACCCTAGGTTGTTAAAGAAAATTGTGCTTTCTTCTACTTACATTGACTCATTTATTGATGca GAAAGCAGAAAAGTAGGTATACCTAAACAACAATTAAAAAATGAAGTTATTAACTATTTAGATGAAATTGCTATGGATAAAAAATTACACATTATTCGTTGGATGGGAATTGTCTTCCTCAAGATATCATTTATGATGAAGATTGGAATGTTTGTCAATGAGCCTGCTGTTCTTAAG ctaaAGGAATCACTGGGCAAAAATCCTGTACTTTTTCTTCCTACTCACCGAAGCTATGCCGACTTCTGTTTGCTGACCTACTTGTGTTTCCACTACGATATAGAGCTGCCAGCTGTGGCTGCTGGAATGG ACTTTTATTCGATGGCGGTTGTGGGTAAGAGCATGCGGGAGACGGGCGCGTTCTACATGCGGCGCACGCTGGTCGGCGCGCCGCTGTACGCAGCGACGCTGCGCCACTACGTGCGAACACTCGTAGCTAAACACAACGCCCCCGTTGAGTTCTTCCTCGAGGGAACCAGAAGCAGGAGTAATAAGAGCATGGCGCCCAAGTATG GTATGTTGTCTATGTGTCTGCTGCCGTACTTCGCGCGGGAGGTGATGGACATGACAATAGTGCCGATAAATATCAGCTACGACCGACTCGTGGAGCAGAGTCTGTTCGCCTACGAGCACCTGGGCGTGCCCAAACCCAAGGAGACGACTGGT GGTCTCCTAAAATCGCTCGGGAAACTGAACGACAATTTTGGCAATATATACGTTCAATTCGGCGAGACGATATCCCTCAACGCGTACCTCGGCGACCAGGGCCTGACTCCCGCCAGCCTGCTGCCCCTCGACTTGCTCACCCTCGCCGCGGACCAAAAGAAAAAAGTACAGAAAGTGGCGGAGTACGCTGTGAGTCTGCAGCAAAGTAACACGGTGGTCACCATCACGAATTTACTAGCTATAGTGTTGATGGACAGTCTGATTAAAAACGAGGCTCTAACTTTGGACGACGCGTTCAGAGAAGTGGAGGGACTCATAGATATGTTGAGGAGTTTAGGTGCGAGAGTCTACGAGACGGACGTGAGAAGGAGCGTCCACAGGATTTTGGTGGTCCACAGAAGTTTGATGGCGGTACAAGGGAACAAATTGCGCCTGATTGCCGGCGACCCGATGACGTTCAGTCCAGAAGTCCGGAAAAAGATGAAAG GGCACAGTCTGGGGAGCGAGACGATAGTAAGCGCAGTGCCTGTGATCCAGCTGCAGCTGTATGTGAACCCCGTGCTGCACTACCTCGTCCCGCCCGCCCTGCTCTACCTGCTGGCCAGCCGGGGACCTGCTCATGCAG aaaatattatatacaacgaGTACAAAGAAATAAGAGCACTGCTTCGCTACGAATTTTTTTACGTCAAGGAACAAGAAGAAATT GAGTTCGAGGCGGCACAGGAGTACTGCACTCGCAATGGACTGTTACATGAGAGTGCGGGCGTACATGCGGGCACGGACGCTCGTGCGGGCGTGTGTGCGGGTGCGCTGTGTTGGGTGGCGTTACCCGCACTGTGCACGCTACAGATCGCTGCACAACTATTGTCAGAA CAGCGAGTATGGCCGCACAAGGAGGCGCTGAGGCTGGTTCAGGCGCGGGCGGAGGCGTCGCGCGCTCATCCCTACTGCCTCAGTCTGGAGGCGGCCGCCAACTGCCTTCGCGGACTCCTCGATGTCGGCGTACTTACCCAGACTGACAG TCAAGAAGAAACGTACGAAGTCCACCCAACAAAACTACAGGAGACTTTAGATTTAGTGAACTCCGTAATACCAAAACTTAGTTTAGATTTTGGAGCTAACAATTCCGTTATAGTCAGCCATAAAACAGTTAGTTCTAAATTGTGA